A window of Castanea sativa cultivar Marrone di Chiusa Pesio chromosome 1, ASM4071231v1 contains these coding sequences:
- the LOC142622761 gene encoding uncharacterized protein LOC142622761 — protein MADHQHNLIHNHHHHHRPNRISLPQRTTATAANPNTPTTSRLYPVYPYTPSSSTPSKHRLSSLPSFTSNSKPTTKSSLSFLFLLLLFSLRSLYSLLPFLRSSPPSFSLFPFSFLVSLLSFLLTLSFSFLPSNPSSLKNPFHPKPQNQTSLSLSSVSHSQLRALFFKSILLAVVFLLRFQALRYCGTAALILAELSGNVAARFAFESRDQNFGGGFIQNRISKVRGFLALFFGLFLLALSWDRIECFPLSAYSVEKFGVSVFPRDNCVRFWPMLLPFVSGFLGCYDRVMMNSGTIRQLGQKRVRLISLFFTTIVLFVPAVISVVVFEAEGDSVSFGNLIWPLANTVVFGVLLSENYSDEKLVSSKDFRREFLVTFLCTLVLELFYFAELSLWGLLLCGLLLYVAVRELDPVYLNYLELGMESPESFSTSIMKPIRHILSERKSRKIALFLLINTGYMVVEFVAGFMSNSLGLISDACHMLFDCAALAIGLYASYISRLPANNQYNYGRGRFEVLSGYVNAVFLVLVGALIVLESFERILDPQEISTNSLLTVSIGGLVVNVVGLIFFHEEHHHAHGGCSHPHSHSHSHTHHHDQHSHDHAGHHHEDHGNHHECITVSHECHEKSCSDHGDHHEHHSCNTHGGADSCKDHISVGHDHHHDHAHQHDHHDHAHQHDHHHHDHQHDHHHQADDQHVHDVHHHHHHSEGHNVADSHGQGAGSHAHANSRILSSGRDQPQKHHHHHIDHNMEGIFLHVLADTMGSVGVVISTLLIKYKGWLVADPACSIFISVLIVASVIPLLRNSAEVLLQRIPRMHEQELKEALNDVMKIRGIHGIQNFRVWSFTNTDVVGTLNLHISAQTDKASAKAHVSRILNDAGIKDLTLQVECVG, from the coding sequence ATGGCCGATCACCAACACAATCTCatccacaaccaccaccaccaccaccgtccTAACCGCATCTCCCTCCCACAACGCACCACCGCCACCGCCGCCAATCCCAACACACCCACCACTTCAAGACTCTACCCTGTCTACCCATACACTCCATCATCTTCAACCCCATCAAAACACCGCCTCTCCTCTCTCCCTTCCTTCACCTCCAATtccaaacccaccacaaaatcttccctttcctttctcttcctcctcctcctcttctcccTCCGCTCCCTCTATTCCCTCCTCCCTTTCCTCCGCTCTTCTcctccttctttctctctcttccctttctctttcctcGTCTCCCTCCTCTCTTTCCTCCTcaccctctctttctctttcctcccCTCCAATCCTTCCTCTCTCAAAAACCCATTTCacccaaaaccccaaaaccaaacctctctctctctttcctccgTTTCCCACTCTCAGCTCAGAGCTTTGTTCTTCAAGTCCATACTGTTGGCCGTCGTTTTTCTTCTCCGATTCCAAGCGCTTCGATATTGCGGCACTGCCGCATTGATTCTAGCTGAATTGTCCGGCAATGTGGCTGCCCGGTTCGCTTTCGAATCGAGGGATCAGAATTTCGGTGGTGGGTTTATTCAGAATCGGATTTCTAAGGTTCGTGGATTCTTGGCTTTGTTTTTCGGGTTGTTTTTGTTGGCTCTGAGTTGGGATCGGATTGAATGCTTTCCGTTGTCTGCTTATTCTGTTGAAAAATTTGGTGTTTCGGTTTTTCCTAGAGACAATTGTGTGAGGTTTTGGCCTATGTTGTTACCGTTTGTTTCTGGGTTTTTGGGTTGCTATGATCGTGTTATGATGAATTCTGGGACAATTAGGCAACTGGGTCAGAAAAGGGTTAGGCTGATTTCATTGTTTTTCACTACAATTGTGCTTTTTGTGCCTGCTGTTATTAGTGTAGTTGTGTTTGAAGCTGAGGGAGATAGTGTTTCCTTTGGAAATTTGATTTGGCCTTTGGCAAACACCGTGGTTTTCGGTGTGCTTTTGAGTGAGAATTATAGTGATGAGAAGCTGGTGAGTTCTAAGGATTTTCGGAGGGAGTTTTTGGTTACATTTCTGTGTACTCTTGTTTTAGAGCTGTTTTATTTTGCTGAGCTTTCGCTTTGGGGATTGTTACTTTGCGGTTTGTTGCTTTATGTAGCTGTTAGGGAGTTGGATCCTGTGTATTTGAATTATCTTGAATTGGGGATGGAGTCGCCAGAGTCATTTTCTACCTCGATTATGAAGCCTATACGGCATATTTTGAGTGAGAGGAAGTCACGGAAGATTGCACTTTTCCTTTTGATCAACACGGGGTACATGGTTGTGGAATTCGTTGCTGGGTTCATGAGCAATAGTCTTGGGTTGATATCTGATGCGTGTCACATGTTGTTTGATTGTGCTGCTCTGGCAATTGGGCTCTATGCTTCATATATTTCACGTTTGCCTGCAAACAATCAGTATAACTATGGACGTGGGAGATTTGAGGTTCTTTCGGGATATGTTAATGCTGTTTTCCTGGTTCTGGTTGGAGCACTAATAGTTCTAGAGTCATTTGAGAGGATTTTGGATCCTCAGGAGATATCAACTAATAGTCTATTAACTGTATCAATTGGAGGGCTTGTGGTAAATGTGgttggtttgattttctttcatGAGGAGCACCATCATGCCCATGGTGGATGCTCACATCCTCACTCCCATTCCCACTCCCACACCCACCATCATGATCAACATTCTCATGACCATGCTGGACATCATCATGAAGATCATGGAAATCATCATGAATGTATCACTGTTTCCCATGAATGCCATGAAAAATCATGCTCTGACCACGGTGACCATCATGAACACCACAGCTGTAATACTCATGGTGGTGCTGACAGTTGTAAAGACCACATTAGTGTGGGACACGATCACCACCATGACCATGCTCACCAGCATGATCACCATGACCATGCTCACCAACATGACCACCATCACCATGATCACCAACATGATCATCACCATCAAGCTGATGATCAACATGTCCATGACgtccaccatcatcatcatcactctGAAGGCCATAATGTGGCAGACTCTCATGGTCAAGGAGCAGGTTCCCATGCCCATGCCAACTCAAGAATACTCTCGTCTGGTAGAGATCAACCACAAAAacaccatcatcatcatattGACCACAACATGGAAGGAATATTCCTGCATGTTCTGGCAGACACCATGGGAAGTGTTGGAGTTGTTATATCAACCCTTTTAATTAAGTACAAGGGATGGCTTGTTGCTGATCCTGCATGCTCAATATTTATTTCAGTCTTAATTGTAGCTTCAGTTATCCCATTACTCAGAAACTCTGCAGAAGTTTTACTCCAAAGAATTCCTAGAATGCATGAGCAGGAGTTGAAAGAAGCTCTAAATGATGTTATGAAGATAAGGGGAATACATGGTATACAGAATTTTCGTGTGTGGAGCTTTACAAACACAGATGTTGTGGGAACACTAAATCTTCACATCTCAGCACAAACTGACAAGGCTTCTGCAAAGGCACATGTTTCTCGGATATTAAATGATGCGGGAATCAAGGATTTGACATTGCAGGTGGAATGTGTTGGATAA
- the LOC142633167 gene encoding uncharacterized protein LOC142633167, which translates to MELWSFRATAQFMTFKELLSWLIKNNHQLELFAVTAWTIWNQWNQVRLNQPVDSLHQIPNLSKTWLTDYHDRQVCQPTPVQRTHRTKTRWRPPPSEFFKINFDGAVFPHAKKLGIGIVIRDYQGQVIASCSKLVNQELCSDDIEVKVASWAMAFALEVGVKRAVLEGDSLTVIRGLVEEENLLVPLGLLIKDAQQLSQRFEELLYSHVKRECNNLAHNLARHAAGIPYFLVWMEDIPPQFHDVLQADLLCLTE; encoded by the coding sequence ATGGAGCTGTGGAGTTTTCGGGCTACAGCTCAGTTCATGACATTCAAAGAGCTGTTATCGTGGTTAATTAAAAACAACCACCAGCTCGAGCTCTTCGCAGTCACGGCTTGGACAATCTGGAACCAGTGGAACCAGGTTCGCCTCAACCAGCCAGTGGACTCATTACACCAGATTCCTAACCTCTCGAAGACTTGGCTCACTGATTACCATGATAGGCAAGTATGTCAACCTACACCAGTGCAGCGAACTCACCGAACCAAAACACGTTGGAGACCACCACCATCTGAGTTCTTCAAAATAAACTTTGATGGTGCTGTCTTCCCACATGCAAAGAAATTAGGCATAGGCATTGTGATAAGAGACTACCAAGGACAGGTGATTGCATCATGCTCAAAACTAGTGAACCAAGAATTATGCAGTGATGATATTGAGGTGAAAGTAGCAAGCTGGGCTATGGCTTTTGCACTAGAAGTAGGAGTGAAACGGGCCGTATTGGAGGGTGATTCGTTGACTGTTATTAGAGGGCTAGTGGAGGAAGAAAATCTGCTAGTACCATTGGGTTTGCTCATTAAGGATGCACAACAGTTGTCCCAACGTTTTGAAGAATTACTTTACTCTCATGTAAAGAGGGAATGTAATAATTTAGCTCATAATCTGGCTAGACATGCCGCTGGCATTCcatattttttagtttggatGGAGGATATTCCTCCACAATTTCATGATGTACTTCAAGCCGATTTATTATGCTTAACTGAATAA